TGATTTTTTTCAATTTGAAGCGGATTTCGTAGAGTCTTTACGGTGTATTCCCTTGTTAGTCAGAATGAAACTAGACACCTGCGGAGTAAAATTAAAACTCAATCATTGGCATGAATTCACCCTCGAAGAAAGAGAAATATTAGTCAATAAATCCTGCTCGACTCCTTCTCAGGCTCAAGAATATGGAGATTTATTACAGCAATTAGTATATCAAAAGACGGGAGAATATGCAAAAACTTTGACCATTGATCCTCATCCTTTATGGCAAAAAAAAGAGATTATACCATCTCAAATTGTAGAAAAAGCTCAAGAATTTGATATTACAATAGATATTAATAAGTGGGCGGAATTAACAGATTTACAAAGGTTTGCCTTAATAAAATTGAGTCGCCCTAGCCACGAAAACCGAAATTTTTTACCCGCCCTCAAAGAGTTTGGTTTGGCTTAATATTAAGTAATCTAAGTTCAGGTTAACATTTTACTCCGTTCCCCGTTCCCTAACTAAAAATATATCCATCAAACATCAGGTATAATGGTAAGATTGCAGACAAAATGAAACTTGTTTATGGCAGAAAAAAAACCAATTAAAGTTATAAGTGATAATCGTCAGGCGAGATACCTATATGAGATTTTAGATACCTATGAAGCAGGGATTCAGCTAGGCGGTACTGAGGTAAAATCCGTTAGGGCTGGAAAAGTGAACTTGAGAGATGGATATTGTTTAATTCGTAACGGCGAAGCATGGTTGATGAATGTTCATATCGCACCCCATCAAACCGCAGGACAGTATTTTAACCATGAGCCTAAGCGCGATCGCAAATTATTGTTACACAAAAAGGAAATCAATAAATTAATCGGTTTATTAGAGCAAAAAGGATTAACCCTGATTCCTCTGAAAATGTACATCAAAGGAGATTGGATTAAAGTGAGTCTTGGTTTAGGTAAGGGTAAGAAACTCCATGATAAACGGGAAACTATCAAACGTCGTGATGATGAGCGACAAATGGCAAGGATGATGAAACGATATTAAAAATTGACAATGGACGACAAAAATTGACAATAGACAATGGACAATTGACAATTAAATATATTTGGATCATTACTCATTGTAAGAGATCATAATCGAAGATGTTAGTCTCAGAGCTAATTATCAATTATCAATTATTAATTATCAATTACTATTCATGGCTTCCATTTCCCAGTTACACAAACAGCTTATCAATAAAGAACGTTCAGCGGTAGAAATTGCCCAAGAATATCTCAACACCATCGAAAAATTAGAACCCCAAATAAAAAGCTATCTTCATATCACCAAGGATTTAGCCCTAAACACCGCCCAAAAAGTGGATGAAAAAATTGCTAGGGGAGAAGAAATAGGCACCCTAGAGGGCATTCCCATCGCCGTTAAGGATAATATGTCCACCAAGGGCATTCCCACCACCTGCGGTTCAAAAATCCTCGAAGGTTTTACCCCCAGCTATGAATCCACCGTTACCCAAAAACTCCATGATCAAGGGGCGGTCATTTTGGGTAAAACTAACTTAGATGAGTTTGCCATGGGAAGCTCTACGGAAAATTCTGGTTATCAAATAACTGCCAATCCTTGGGATACCACCCGAGTGCCGGGAGGCTCTTCTGGAGGCTCTGCGGCCGCCGTGGCGGCAGATGAATGTGTGGTTTCGTTAGGATCTGACACTGGGGGTTCAATCCGTCAACCTGCCTCTTTGTGTGGGGTTGTGGGCTTAAAGCCTACCTATGGCTTGGTGTCTCGTTTTGGTTTAGTTGCCTATGCTTCCTCCCTCGATCAAATCGGGCCTTTTGCCCACACCGTCGAGGATGCAGCTGTTTTATTAAAGGCGATCGCAGGTTATGACTCCAAAGACTCTACTAGCTTAAAAGTAGAAATCCCCGACTATACCAAATCCTTTACCACCGACTTAAAAGGTTTAAAAGTGGGCATCATCCGAGAAACCTTTGGGGAAGGATTGGATAACGTAGTCGCCGAAGCCGTTAACCAAGGCATCAAAGAATTAGAAAAACTGGGTGCGCAGGTAAAAGAAATTTCCTGCCCCCGCTTCCGCTATGGTTTGCCTGTTTACTACATCATCGCACCCAGTGAAGCCTCAGCCAACCTTGCCCGTTACGATGCAGTAAAATATGGCATCAGAAGCCAAGCTGATAACCTGATGGATATGTATACCCAAACCAGGGCGCAAGGATTTGGTAAGGAGGTAAAACGCCGTATCATGTTGGGTACTTATGCCCTTTCTGCAGGTTATTATGACGCTTATTATCTCAAAGCCCAAAAAGTTAGAACTTTAATCAAACAAGACTTTGACAATGCCTTTGCAGATGTGGATGTGCTAATCTCTCCCACCTCTCCCACCACCGCCTTTAAAGCCGGGGAAAAAACTGATGATCCCCTTACCATGTATTTATCGGATTTAATGACTATCCCTGTTAATCTCGCAGGTTTACCCGGCATGAGTATCCCTTGCGGTTTTGATGGTCAAAATTTACCCATCGGTATGCAGTTAATT
The sequence above is a segment of the Cyanobacterium stanieri PCC 7202 genome. Coding sequences within it:
- a CDS encoding hypothetical protein (PFAM: Conserved nitrate reductase-associated protein (Nitr_red_assoc)~TIGRFAM: conserved hypothetical protein~InterPro IPR013481~KEGG: cyh:Cyan8802_4096 hypothetical protein~PFAM: Conserved hypothetical protein CHP02664, nitrate reductase-associated~SPTR: Putative uncharacterized protein), translated to MTDFFQFEADFVESLRCIPLLVRMKLDTCGVKLKLNHWHEFTLEEREILVNKSCSTPSQAQEYGDLLQQLVYQKTGEYAKTLTIDPHPLWQKKEIIPSQIVEKAQEFDITIDINKWAELTDLQRFALIKLSRPSHENRNFLPALKEFGLA
- a CDS encoding SsrA-binding protein (PFAM: SmpB protein~TIGRFAM: SsrA-binding protein~COGs: COG0691 tmRNA-binding protein~InterPro IPR000037:IPR020081~KEGG: syp:SYNPCC7002_A1351 SsrA-binding protein~PFAM: SmpB protein~SPTR: SsrA-binding protein;~TIGRFAM: SsrA-binding protein), with translation MAEKKPIKVISDNRQARYLYEILDTYEAGIQLGGTEVKSVRAGKVNLRDGYCLIRNGEAWLMNVHIAPHQTAGQYFNHEPKRDRKLLLHKKEINKLIGLLEQKGLTLIPLKMYIKGDWIKVSLGLGKGKKLHDKRETIKRRDDERQMARMMKRY
- a CDS encoding aspartyl/glutamyl-tRNA(Asn/Gln) amidotransferase subunit A (PFAM: Amidase~TIGRFAM: aspartyl/glutamyl-tRNA(Asn/Gln) amidotransferase, A subunit~COGs: COG0154 Asp-tRNAAsn/Glu-tRNAGln amidotransferase A subunit and related amidase~InterPro IPR004412:IPR000120:IPR020556~KEGG: mar:MAE_11950 aspartyl/glutamyl-tRNA amidotransferase subunit A~PFAM: Amidase~PRIAM: Amidase~SPTR: Glutamyl-tRNA(Gln) amidotransferase subunit A;~TIGRFAM: glutamyl-tRNA(Gln) amidotransferase, A subunit) — encoded protein: MASISQLHKQLINKERSAVEIAQEYLNTIEKLEPQIKSYLHITKDLALNTAQKVDEKIARGEEIGTLEGIPIAVKDNMSTKGIPTTCGSKILEGFTPSYESTVTQKLHDQGAVILGKTNLDEFAMGSSTENSGYQITANPWDTTRVPGGSSGGSAAAVAADECVVSLGSDTGGSIRQPASLCGVVGLKPTYGLVSRFGLVAYASSLDQIGPFAHTVEDAAVLLKAIAGYDSKDSTSLKVEIPDYTKSFTTDLKGLKVGIIRETFGEGLDNVVAEAVNQGIKELEKLGAQVKEISCPRFRYGLPVYYIIAPSEASANLARYDAVKYGIRSQADNLMDMYTQTRAQGFGKEVKRRIMLGTYALSAGYYDAYYLKAQKVRTLIKQDFDNAFADVDVLISPTSPTTAFKAGEKTDDPLTMYLSDLMTIPVNLAGLPGMSIPCGFDGQNLPIGMQLIGNVLREDVLFKVGYAFQQATDWHTKSPNLG